From a region of the Castanea sativa cultivar Marrone di Chiusa Pesio chromosome 10, ASM4071231v1 genome:
- the LOC142613137 gene encoding transcription factor MYC2-like: MTDYHLTTTTATTTTTTPMNLWTSDDNASVIESFMSSDLSNFWPPPPSQQQQQPQLHHQISSAASTSAPTPTPGPIVSQSQPSVALFNQDTLQQRLQALIEGARESWTYAIFWQSSYDYSSGATVLGWGDGYYKGEDDKAKSKAKNKASSSAAEQEHRKKVLRELNSLISGSATPATDDAIDEEVTDTEWFFLVSMTQSFVNGGGLPGQAFFNSNPIWVSGADRLASSPCERARQGQVFGLQTMVCIPSANGVVELGSTEVIFQSSDLMNKVRVLFNFNSLEMGSWPINDQGENDPSALWLNDPTSTPPVTTATTEIKDSLNTNSTVTVPSVPGATATATTNNLQISKEIPFENPSSSSLTENPSAIHIQNSSQSRQQQAQNQGFFTRELNFSEYGYDNSSVVKNGNNNNNNSISTMKPESGEILNFGESKRSYNVSGHSQFAAEESNKKKRSPTSRGSNEEGMLSFTSGVILSSGCVVKSSGGVGTADSDHSDLEASVVKEADSSRVVDPEKRPRKRGRKPANGREEPLNHVEAERQRREKLNQRFYALRAVVPNVSKMDKASLLGDAISYINELKGKLQSTESEKEEMQKQLDAMKQELASKDSRSGPPPSLPDQDPKMSKLIDLDIDVKIIGWDAMIRIQCSKKNHPAARLMLALKELDLDVHHASVSVVNDLMIQQATVKMGSRFYTQDQLRLALSAKVGDCR; this comes from the coding sequence ATGACAGATTACCATTTAACGACGACGAcggcaacaacaacaacaacaacgccAATGAATCTTTGGACCTCAGACGACAACGCATCGGTCATCGAGTCTTTCATGAGTTCCGATCTCTCAAATTTTTGGCCACCACCTCCTTcccagcagcagcaacaacctCAGCTCCATCACCAGATATCTTCTGCAGCTTCGACCTCAGCACCCACGCCCACGCCCGGGCCCATCGTCTCTCAATCGCAACCCTCCGTTGCTCTCTTCAACCAGGACACGCTCCAACAACGCCTCCAAGCTTTAATCGAAGGTGCGCGCGAGAGCTGGACCTACGCTATCTTTTGGCAGAGCTCCTACGACTATTCCAGCGGCGCCACTGTTTTGGGTTGGGGTGATGGGTACTACAAAGGCGAGGACGATAAGGCCAAATCCAAAGCCAAGAACAAAGCTTCGTCGTCTGCGGCGGAGCAAGAGCACCGGAAGAAAGTCCTCCGAGAACTCAATTCTTTGATTTCTGGGTCGGCAACCCCGGCTACTGATGATGCTATCGACGAGGAGGTCACCGACACTGAATGGTTCTTTTTGGTGTCTATGACTCAGAGTTTCGTTAATGGCGGCGGTCTCCCCGGTCAGGCTTTTTTCAATTCCAACCCGATTTGGGTCTCCGGAGCCGACCGCTTAGCGAGCTCGCCGTGCGAACGGGCTCGCCAGGGCCAGGTTTTCGGGCTCCAAACCATGGTTTGTATACCCTCTGCAAATGGGGTTGTGGAATTGGGATCCACGGAGGTGATTTTTCAGAGCTCGGATCTGATGAATAAAGTCAGGGTTTTGTTCAATTTCAACAGCCTGGAAATGGGTTCTTGGCCAATCAACGACCAGGGCGAAAACGACCCGTCTGCGCTTTGGCTTAATGACCCGACGTCGACTCCGCCGGTGACGACGGCGACGACTGAGATCAAAGACTCGTTGAATACCAATAGTACTGTTACTGTTCCATCGGTTCCAGGCGCCACCGCAACCGCCACCACCAACAACCTCCAGATTTCAAAGGAGATTCCGTTTGAGAATCCCAGTTCGAGTAGCTTAACGGAGAATCCAAGCGCGATTCATATCCAGAACAGCAGCCAGAGCCGCCAGCAACAAGCGCAGAACCAGGGGTTCTTTACCAGAGAATTGAACTTTTCGGAATATGGGTATGACAACAGCAGTGTTGTGAAGAAtgggaataataataataataattcaatttcGACGATGAAGCCTGAATCGGGTGAGATTTTGAATTTCGGGGAGAGCAAGAGGAGCTATAATGTTTCAGGTCATTCCCAGTTCGCGGCGGAGGAGAGTAACAAGAAGAAGCGGTCGCCGACTTCGAGAGGTAGCAACGAAGAAGGAATGCTGTCTTTTACATCGGGTGTCATTTTGTCGAGCGGTTGTGTGGTAAAGTCGAGTGGCGGTGTCGGCACGGCCGATTCCGATCATTCAGACCTCGAAGCTTCGGTGGTGAAGGAGGCTGATAGTAGCAGAGTCGTAGACCCGGAGAAACGGCCCCGGAAACGTGGTAGAAAGCCCGCTAATGGCAGAGAAGAGCCTCTGAATCATGTGGAAGCAGAGAGGCAGAGAAGAGAGAAGCTTAACCAGAGGTTCTATGCCCTCCGAGCTGTGGTCCCAAATGTTTCTAAAATGGACAAGGCATCACTCCTCGGTGACGCTATTTCGTACATAAACGAGCTGAAAGGGAAGCTTCAGAGTACGGAGTCGGAGAAGGAAGAGATGCAGAAGCAATTGGATGCAATGAAGCAGGAATTGGCAAGCAAAGACTCACGCTCAGGGCCGCCACCTTCGCTTCCTGATCAAGACCCAAAGATGTCGAAGTTGATAGATTTGGATATCGATGTGAAGATAATCGGATGGGATGCGATGATCAGGATCCAATGTAGTAAGAAGAACCACCCCGCCGCGAGGTTGATGTTGGCGTTGAAGGAGCTAGACTTGGATGTTCACCACGCCAGTGTGTCGGTTGTGAATGATTTGATGATTCAACAAGCTACGGTTAAGATGGGGAGTCGGTTTTACACGCAGGACCAGCTCAGGCTA